From a single Cytophagales bacterium WSM2-2 genomic region:
- a CDS encoding sorbosone dehydrogenase produces the protein MIARTLLKAWLIISVVYIIVSCDSRKEKSTTSEASKDSVNTVSDELNQDQLPIDTSAIEFADVKIEHPRGDTFSLRIPKDFKIKIVATGLMRPRFMDFDPDGNLFVTDMYNLADNSRGAIYKYEIRETYNLVNRVTYLSGLRNPNSAVFHIDKEKKLWLYVAMTDKLIRIPYAVNDSLPSGPPQQLDTYPDYGLSYRYGGWHLTRTIAFNDSSELYISVGSSCNSCIEKEEVRASLIRMNEDGNNRKIIASGLRNAVGLAWANGKLYVSNMAADHLGKDKPDDAVFEIEEGKHYGWPYFFHWNGAVYRDSKYDTVRLTMDSTQIPSAFSYLGAHTAPLGLAWFGEKESSDPVLKNYFLLAQHGSYTPSIGRGYSLQRIRRNHKPEDFITGFLDKQGKVHGRPCGIKSAGADSFYFTDDKFGTIYYVYKDDQ, from the coding sequence ATGATTGCCCGAACATTATTAAAAGCCTGGCTCATCATCTCCGTTGTTTACATCATTGTTTCATGCGATTCACGCAAAGAGAAATCAACTACTAGTGAAGCCAGCAAAGACTCGGTTAATACTGTTAGCGATGAATTAAATCAAGATCAATTACCAATCGATACTAGCGCGATCGAATTTGCAGACGTAAAAATTGAGCATCCCCGAGGGGACACGTTCAGTCTGCGCATCCCCAAAGATTTTAAAATAAAAATCGTTGCCACAGGGCTGATGCGTCCGCGGTTCATGGACTTCGATCCTGACGGGAACCTGTTTGTAACTGATATGTACAACCTGGCTGATAATTCCAGGGGTGCTATTTATAAATATGAAATCCGCGAGACGTACAATCTAGTGAACCGCGTAACTTATCTTTCAGGTCTTCGAAATCCGAATAGCGCAGTTTTTCATATTGACAAAGAAAAAAAACTTTGGCTCTATGTCGCCATGACAGACAAACTGATTCGCATTCCTTATGCGGTCAACGATAGCCTACCTTCCGGGCCTCCGCAACAATTAGATACTTATCCTGATTATGGATTGAGTTATCGCTATGGTGGCTGGCACTTGACGCGAACGATCGCTTTCAATGACAGTAGCGAACTTTATATTTCAGTGGGAAGCAGCTGTAATTCTTGTATCGAAAAAGAAGAAGTCCGCGCCTCTCTCATTCGTATGAATGAAGACGGAAACAATCGTAAAATCATCGCTTCAGGACTCCGAAATGCAGTTGGCCTTGCCTGGGCTAACGGGAAATTATATGTCAGCAATATGGCGGCTGATCATTTGGGCAAAGACAAACCCGATGATGCCGTATTTGAGATCGAAGAAGGGAAGCACTATGGCTGGCCTTATTTCTTCCACTGGAATGGAGCTGTCTATCGTGATTCGAAGTACGATACAGTCAGGCTCACGATGGACTCCACGCAAATACCGAGCGCGTTCAGTTACCTGGGTGCACATACGGCTCCTCTTGGCCTAGCCTGGTTTGGTGAGAAAGAATCTTCTGACCCAGTATTGAAAAATTATTTTCTGTTAGCACAGCACGGCTCTTATACACCTTCCATTGGACGAGGCTATAGTTTACAACGCATTCGAAGGAATCACAAACCAGAAGATTTCATTACCGGCTTCCTGGATAAGCAGGGAAAAGTACATGGCCGTCCTTGCGGAATAAAAAGTGCGGGAGCAGACTCTTTCTATTTTACCGACGACAAATTCGGCACCATCTATTACGTTTATAAAGACGACCAGTAA
- a CDS encoding sugar phosphate isomerase: MNTSRREFIKKSALATIGISLASQQGFSFIKGRPQLSIQLYTVRDEMKQDPLGTLKQIAAIGYKNVEHASYVDRKFYGYTAKEFKTLLSDLGLNMPSGHTVMAKKHWDEAKNDFSDAWKYTVEDAAILGQQYVISPSMDASIYQTEDLLKHFCEIFNKSGELCKKSGMKFGYHNHDFEFSKKINDKMVYELIMDNTDRNLVVQQLDTGNLFNGGAKAIDIIKKYPGRFELLHVKDEIEAKSGNDKYESTILGKGIAQLKEILDLTKSDVKFLVVEQEAYQDKTPIDCAKEDFNVMRGWGF, encoded by the coding sequence ATGAATACAAGCCGAAGAGAATTTATTAAGAAAAGTGCGCTAGCCACTATTGGCATCTCACTTGCAAGCCAGCAAGGATTTTCCTTTATCAAAGGAAGACCGCAGTTAAGCATTCAACTATATACTGTGCGTGACGAGATGAAACAAGACCCGCTGGGCACGCTCAAGCAAATTGCAGCAATCGGTTATAAAAATGTAGAGCACGCTAGCTATGTCGACAGGAAATTCTATGGATACACCGCCAAAGAATTCAAAACTCTCCTGTCCGACCTTGGTTTGAATATGCCTAGCGGTCATACCGTGATGGCCAAAAAACATTGGGACGAAGCGAAAAATGATTTTTCAGACGCATGGAAATACACCGTAGAGGACGCTGCAATTCTCGGGCAACAGTATGTTATCAGCCCATCGATGGATGCCAGTATTTACCAAACCGAAGACCTGTTAAAGCATTTTTGTGAAATCTTCAACAAGAGCGGAGAGCTTTGTAAAAAATCAGGGATGAAATTCGGGTATCACAATCACGATTTCGAGTTCAGTAAAAAAATCAATGACAAAATGGTGTACGAGTTGATCATGGACAACACCGATCGCAACCTCGTTGTTCAACAACTCGATACCGGCAATCTGTTCAATGGGGGTGCCAAAGCCATCGACATCATTAAAAAATATCCGGGTCGTTTTGAATTGCTACACGTGAAAGATGAGATCGAAGCTAAAAGTGGAAATGATAAATACGAAAGCACCATATTAGGCAAAGGTATTGCTCAGCTAAAGGAGATATTGGATCTCACCAAATCAGACGTGAAATTTTTGGTTGTGGAACAAGAGGCATACCAGGACAAAACTCCGATCGATTGTGCCAAAGAAGATTTCAATGTGATGAGGGGTTGGGGTTTTTAA